The following are from one region of the Myxococcales bacterium genome:
- a CDS encoding 2OG-Fe(II) oxygenase, with protein MFAAELPPEHDDPLGPLMTQLRQRQWGVLDGWLPDDALRALRADLLRLRLAARFRPAGVGRGASFRLAPEIRSDFVHWMDPAALSPPQQALWAAFEQLRVRLNRTFFLGLRRFEGHLTVYPQGAHYQKHVDQFADAVHRRVSCILYLNRVWSLADGGALRVYDPLATDTPVADLPPLWGRMVVFFSDTVPHEVLTTHRHRLSATGWFRDDDAPL; from the coding sequence ATGTTCGCCGCAGAGCTGCCCCCGGAACACGACGATCCTCTTGGACCCCTCATGACACAGCTGCGGCAACGTCAGTGGGGGGTGCTCGACGGATGGCTGCCGGACGATGCCTTGCGCGCCCTGCGGGCCGATCTGCTGCGCCTGCGCCTGGCGGCGCGCTTTCGCCCGGCGGGCGTGGGACGAGGCGCTTCGTTTCGCCTGGCGCCCGAGATCCGCTCGGACTTCGTGCACTGGATGGACCCCGCGGCTCTCTCGCCACCTCAGCAGGCGCTGTGGGCGGCGTTCGAGCAGCTCCGGGTGCGTCTCAACCGCACCTTCTTCCTGGGCTTGCGGCGCTTCGAGGGACACTTGACGGTCTATCCCCAAGGGGCGCACTACCAAAAACACGTCGACCAGTTCGCTGACGCCGTTCACCGCCGCGTCTCTTGCATCCTTTACCTCAACCGCGTGTGGAGCCTCGCCGACGGGGGTGCCCTGCGCGTCTACGATCCACTGGCCACGGACACACCCGTCGCGGACCTGCCTCCCCTGTGGGGACGCATGGTCGTGTTCTTTAGCGACACCGTGCCCCACGAGGTGCTGACCACACACCGACATCGCTTGAGCGCCACGGGCTGGTTTCGCGACGACGACGCGCCTCTGTAG
- a CDS encoding DUF4215 domain-containing protein, translated as MKTLRPSFAFPFAFLFLAVGGSLVGGCIERPLIEIAGPGGAGGQSTDAAPPVDPLDAFLFPITDALALPDAPVCPGPLCPDDAATSFCGDGLVDQAEECDDRNARPGDGCSGLCRVEKDYACPSPGEPCVSTVLCGDGLLSGAETCDDRNTASGDGCSASCDREPGFACATPGALCTPVTSSSRCGDGAINDSETCDDGGTVSFDGCSGTCQREAGWSCPLPGQPCTKDELCGDGSLGPNEECDDGDVAPGDGCTGLCRREPFFSCPTPGMPCLSTIICGDRLVVGDEACDDGNTLPADGCSSDCKSSEPGFTCPVALGVGGPCVPVPSQRCGDGRLSYGEFCDDGNDLAGDGCSASCREEPGFTCNAPGTRCQLTEWCGDGKLSLARAEECDDMNTVSGDGCTSECIKEANFVCPQPGQLCSSTIRCGDGRLGGSETCDDGNARAGDGCSATCRTENGWTCTPGGVCRATRCGDGILAGDETCDDADADAGDGCSSLCRIEVPAVDERDGWLCPTPGMSCVRTDCGNGTREGSEQCDDGNNDMGDGCSPFCRKEPICPGGNASCLTQCGDGLLLPEDKAKGQECDDGNTVAGDGCSADCKVEKGWSCTDKVVTADPLILPIVYRDFKAYENGGHVAFQWSMGDPIDHTPDEDIWVRTRLGTAADTLPDGTSLLGKPIFKWYVSCGATGCANLAPGSGQTQPMGTGGADTCNAIKGAATGQRNMSPWGRPFYWCGYGAQDFLTFSQWYRDVPGVNQTLLDTLTLGKLPGNSYQFSSTQFFPLDGKGFGNEKWNRNFHFTSEVRYWFEYDPAANARLTFYGDDDVWVFVNGQLVVDISGTHGQVQDSVTLNANTRDMSGTLLNLKEGGVYEIVVFQAERNTSDSNYQLTLSNFTATRSECVTVCGDGFVTRDEACDLGTAKNTGAYGTCNANCTLPPRCGDALTSTANSEQCDNGVNLTPYGGASKVCGAECRFAPYCGDGMVDASFGEQCDQAQQNGMGYGFCAADCKLGPRCGDAVTSNGEECDDGSAKNGTSASACMSTCKAKCGNGLPDPGEQCDDGKANNTGAYGKCRTDCTLGPRCGDGIPNGGEQCDDGKNDGTYGTCAPGCAFGPRCGDNQVQATAGELCDQGPANASSAYGSNLCTTRCRPAPRCGDRTVDVTFGEACDDGKNDGTPGSCASDCKAAIPLPSCGDGVKQPDEACDTGSANGTLESPCDSRCRIKCGNGAKDLGEQCDDGVNSGAYGTCRPTCTLADYCGDGAKNGNEACDLGAQNEPAPYGQGKCTTSCQIAPFCGDGRIQSSLGEECDGSIGCNTICKIVPVL; from the coding sequence TTGAAGACCTTACGCCCCTCGTTCGCTTTTCCTTTTGCCTTCCTGTTCCTTGCCGTGGGCGGGAGCCTCGTAGGTGGCTGTATCGAGCGCCCTCTCATCGAGATCGCGGGCCCGGGTGGTGCCGGCGGCCAAAGCACGGACGCCGCCCCGCCCGTCGACCCCCTCGACGCGTTCCTCTTTCCCATCACCGATGCCCTTGCCCTGCCCGACGCCCCCGTTTGCCCAGGTCCCCTCTGCCCCGACGATGCCGCCACATCCTTCTGTGGCGATGGCCTCGTCGACCAGGCCGAGGAATGTGACGACCGCAACGCCCGCCCCGGTGACGGCTGCTCGGGCCTTTGCCGCGTCGAAAAGGACTATGCCTGCCCTTCCCCCGGGGAGCCTTGTGTCTCCACCGTGCTCTGCGGGGACGGCCTCCTCTCCGGCGCAGAAACCTGCGACGACCGCAACACTGCGAGCGGCGACGGCTGCTCCGCCTCCTGCGACCGCGAACCCGGTTTTGCCTGCGCCACCCCGGGCGCCCTCTGCACCCCCGTCACCTCCTCCAGCCGCTGCGGCGACGGCGCCATCAACGACAGCGAAACCTGCGACGACGGCGGCACCGTCTCCTTCGATGGCTGCTCGGGCACCTGCCAGCGTGAGGCCGGCTGGAGCTGCCCTTTGCCCGGTCAGCCCTGCACCAAAGACGAGCTCTGCGGCGATGGCTCTCTGGGTCCCAACGAAGAGTGTGACGACGGCGATGTCGCCCCCGGCGACGGCTGCACCGGCCTGTGCAGGCGCGAGCCCTTCTTCTCCTGCCCCACCCCCGGCATGCCTTGTCTGTCCACCATCATCTGCGGTGACCGCTTGGTCGTCGGCGACGAGGCCTGCGACGACGGCAACACCCTGCCCGCCGATGGCTGCAGCTCCGACTGCAAATCCAGCGAACCCGGCTTTACCTGCCCCGTCGCCCTCGGCGTTGGCGGTCCCTGCGTCCCCGTCCCCTCCCAGCGCTGCGGCGACGGCCGCCTCTCCTACGGTGAGTTCTGCGACGATGGCAACGACCTCGCTGGCGATGGCTGCTCCGCCTCCTGCAGGGAAGAGCCCGGCTTTACCTGCAACGCGCCAGGCACCCGCTGCCAGCTCACTGAGTGGTGCGGCGACGGCAAGCTCAGCCTCGCCCGCGCTGAAGAGTGCGACGACATGAACACCGTCTCCGGCGACGGCTGCACCTCCGAATGCATCAAGGAAGCCAACTTCGTCTGCCCTCAACCAGGCCAGCTCTGCTCTTCCACCATCCGCTGTGGCGATGGCCGCCTCGGCGGCAGCGAAACCTGCGATGACGGCAATGCCCGCGCCGGGGACGGCTGCAGCGCCACGTGCAGAACCGAGAACGGTTGGACCTGCACCCCGGGCGGCGTCTGCCGCGCCACACGCTGCGGGGATGGCATCTTGGCAGGCGACGAGACCTGCGACGACGCCGACGCCGACGCCGGAGACGGCTGCAGCAGCCTTTGCCGGATCGAGGTGCCCGCCGTCGATGAACGCGATGGCTGGCTCTGCCCCACCCCGGGCATGAGCTGTGTGCGCACGGATTGTGGCAACGGCACCCGCGAGGGCAGCGAGCAGTGCGACGATGGCAACAACGACATGGGGGACGGTTGCTCGCCCTTCTGTCGCAAAGAGCCGATCTGTCCGGGGGGCAACGCATCGTGCCTCACCCAGTGTGGCGACGGCCTGCTGCTACCGGAAGACAAAGCCAAGGGGCAGGAGTGTGACGACGGCAACACCGTGGCCGGCGACGGTTGCTCGGCCGACTGCAAAGTGGAGAAGGGCTGGAGCTGCACCGACAAGGTGGTGACGGCCGATCCCTTGATTCTGCCCATCGTGTACCGCGACTTCAAAGCCTACGAAAATGGCGGACACGTGGCGTTCCAGTGGAGCATGGGTGACCCCATCGATCACACCCCGGACGAAGACATCTGGGTGCGCACCCGCCTCGGAACGGCCGCCGACACGCTACCCGACGGCACGTCGCTTTTGGGCAAACCCATCTTCAAGTGGTACGTATCGTGCGGAGCCACCGGCTGCGCGAACCTCGCGCCGGGCTCGGGCCAAACACAGCCGATGGGCACGGGTGGGGCGGACACCTGCAACGCCATCAAGGGCGCGGCCACCGGGCAGCGCAACATGAGCCCCTGGGGACGCCCGTTTTACTGGTGTGGTTACGGCGCACAGGACTTCCTGACGTTCAGCCAGTGGTACCGGGACGTGCCGGGTGTGAACCAGACCCTCCTCGATACGCTCACGCTCGGAAAACTCCCGGGCAACAGCTACCAGTTCTCGAGCACACAGTTCTTCCCGCTCGACGGCAAGGGCTTCGGCAACGAGAAGTGGAACCGCAACTTTCACTTCACGAGCGAGGTCCGCTACTGGTTCGAGTACGACCCTGCGGCGAACGCGCGCCTCACCTTCTACGGCGACGACGACGTCTGGGTGTTCGTGAACGGGCAGCTCGTGGTGGACATCAGCGGGACCCACGGTCAGGTTCAAGACAGTGTGACGCTGAACGCGAACACCCGGGACATGAGTGGCACGCTGCTCAATCTGAAAGAGGGGGGCGTCTACGAGATCGTCGTGTTCCAGGCCGAACGCAACACGTCCGACTCGAACTACCAGCTCACCCTGTCGAACTTCACCGCCACACGCAGCGAATGCGTCACCGTGTGCGGCGACGGCTTCGTCACCCGCGACGAGGCTTGTGACCTTGGCACTGCCAAAAACACCGGCGCGTACGGCACCTGCAACGCCAACTGCACCCTTCCTCCTCGCTGCGGCGATGCCCTGACCAGCACCGCCAACAGCGAACAATGTGACAATGGCGTCAATCTCACGCCTTACGGCGGCGCCTCCAAGGTGTGCGGCGCTGAGTGTCGCTTTGCCCCCTACTGCGGCGACGGCATGGTCGACGCCTCCTTCGGAGAGCAGTGCGATCAAGCTCAGCAAAACGGCATGGGCTATGGCTTCTGCGCGGCAGACTGCAAGCTGGGTCCGCGGTGTGGTGATGCCGTGACCAGCAACGGGGAGGAATGCGATGACGGGTCCGCCAAAAACGGCACCTCGGCGAGCGCTTGCATGAGCACCTGCAAAGCCAAATGCGGCAACGGCCTGCCAGATCCAGGCGAGCAGTGTGACGACGGCAAAGCCAACAACACGGGCGCTTACGGAAAGTGTCGCACCGACTGCACCCTCGGGCCTCGCTGCGGCGATGGCATCCCCAACGGGGGTGAACAATGTGACGATGGCAAAAACGACGGCACCTACGGCACCTGCGCGCCAGGCTGCGCGTTCGGCCCCCGTTGCGGCGACAACCAAGTGCAGGCCACTGCGGGTGAGCTCTGCGACCAGGGCCCCGCCAACGCCAGCAGCGCCTACGGCAGCAACCTGTGCACCACCCGCTGCCGGCCCGCCCCCCGTTGCGGCGATCGCACCGTGGACGTCACGTTCGGCGAGGCCTGCGACGACGGCAAAAACGATGGCACCCCTGGCTCCTGCGCCAGCGACTGCAAAGCGGCCATCCCCCTGCCCTCGTGCGGCGACGGCGTCAAGCAGCCCGACGAGGCCTGCGACACGGGCAGCGCCAACGGCACCCTGGAAAGCCCCTGCGACTCACGCTGCCGGATAAAGTGTGGCAACGGCGCCAAAGACCTGGGCGAGCAGTGTGACGATGGCGTCAACAGCGGCGCCTACGGCACCTGCAGGCCCACCTGCACCCTCGCCGATTACTGCGGCGATGGCGCCAAAAACGGCAACGAAGCCTGC